From a region of the Syntrophorhabdaceae bacterium genome:
- the lpxB gene encoding lipid-A-disaccharide synthase, which produces MQRNNVSPEMQHIVVVTGELSGEIHAAELVKSLKRSIAVEISGIGSQRLRDEGMNTIYDYRNISLTGLSEIFSKLHHIKDAYRRLKEHIGQTRPSLLILVDFPGFNLKVARFAKKMGIPTIYFIPPQIWAWRKKRILRIKRYIDKVICVLPFEKKLYEEHGIDAAYIGHPFVSTVKPASTRDDFFRKTGIEKGCTVITIMPGSRENEILRHMPVLLKSIEKIKERVQRLAVLLPLADNIDGPVIERFSKELQDCIVIRGQSYDALAHCDLAIVSSGSATLEAAILGTPTIVIYRISWFSYLIARMLVTIKHISLPNIIAGKEVFPEFIQHIPPEKIAEKALYMINNGKDSIKKDIDEILARLGHYNSYELAKDIVIDFLEKRHDTIPETA; this is translated from the coding sequence TTGCAAAGAAACAACGTTAGTCCGGAAATGCAGCACATCGTTGTTGTCACGGGCGAACTCTCCGGTGAGATACACGCCGCAGAACTCGTCAAATCACTCAAAAGATCTATCGCTGTGGAGATCAGCGGCATAGGAAGCCAAAGACTCCGGGATGAGGGCATGAATACTATCTATGACTACAGGAATATCTCCCTCACGGGCTTAAGCGAGATCTTCTCAAAATTGCACCACATAAAGGATGCCTATAGAAGACTTAAAGAACATATCGGGCAAACCCGGCCTTCCCTCTTGATACTTGTCGATTTTCCCGGCTTCAATCTGAAGGTCGCCCGGTTTGCAAAAAAAATGGGGATCCCCACGATCTATTTTATCCCGCCCCAGATCTGGGCATGGAGAAAGAAACGCATACTCCGGATAAAAAGATATATCGACAAGGTGATCTGCGTGCTGCCTTTTGAAAAAAAACTCTACGAAGAACACGGGATCGATGCTGCCTACATCGGACATCCTTTCGTCTCCACGGTAAAACCGGCAAGCACAAGAGATGATTTTTTCAGAAAAACAGGCATCGAAAAAGGATGCACGGTTATCACCATTATGCCGGGCAGCAGGGAAAACGAGATCCTGCGACACATGCCGGTCCTGCTTAAGTCCATCGAAAAGATAAAGGAACGGGTGCAAAGGCTTGCCGTTCTTTTGCCCCTGGCAGACAATATCGACGGACCGGTAATCGAGAGGTTCAGCAAAGAACTGCAGGACTGCATTGTCATCAGGGGGCAGTCTTATGATGCCCTTGCACATTGCGACCTGGCTATCGTATCATCCGGCAGCGCTACTCTGGAGGCCGCAATCCTCGGCACCCCCACAATAGTCATTTACCGGATATCCTGGTTCTCATATCTCATCGCCAGGATGCTGGTAACAATAAAACACATCAGCCTCCCGAATATTATCGCCGGAAAAGAGGTATTCCCGGAATTCATCCAGCATATTCCTCCTGAAAAGATTGCAGAAAAGGCACTATATATGATAAATAATGGAAAAGACAGCATAAAAAAGGATATCGACGAGATCCTCGCGAGGCTTGGTCATTATAATTCTTATGAACTTGCAAAGGATATCGTCATCGACTTTTTAGAGAAACGGCATGACACTATACCTGAGACTGCTTAA